One genomic region from Lycium ferocissimum isolate CSIRO_LF1 unplaced genomic scaffold, AGI_CSIRO_Lferr_CH_V1 ctg673, whole genome shotgun sequence encodes:
- the LOC132045471 gene encoding uncharacterized protein LOC132045471, whose translation MPGFAKFVKDPLMKKRSFQHEIMNLTHRVSSIITSTIIQSKGDLGAFTIPCYIGLHAFARALCDNRASINLMPLAIFKQSGLGMPRPTSMQLQMADRSMKKPIGVIDDVLVQLGKFMLPVDFVILDCKVDKDIRIILGRPFLAMGRALMDSEKNKIKLRVNDE comes from the coding sequence ATGCCCGGATTTGCTAAGTTTGTGAAAGACCCGCTTATGAAGAAGAGGTCTTTTCAACATGAGATAATGAATTTAACTCATCGTGTGAGTTCGATTATTACTTCCACCATAATTCAGTCGAAGGGAGATTTGGGGGCGTTTACCATTCCGTGTTATATTGGGCTTCATGCCTTCGCCCGTGCTCTGTGTGATAATAGGGCGAGTATCAACTTAATGCCCCTTGCTATTTTCAAACAATCCGGATTGGGAATGCCTAGACCGACTTCTATGCAATTACAAATGGCGGATAGATCTATGAAGAAGCCAATTGGGGTTATAGATGATGTGTTGGTGCAATTGGGTAAGTTCATGTTGCCTGTTGATTTTGTTATTCTGGATTGTAAAGTTGATAAAGATATTCGCATCATCTTGGGAAGACCCTTCCTTGCTATGGGCAGAGCACTTATGGACTCtgaaaagaataaaatcaaGCTTCGAGTAAATGATGAATAA